In Ascochyta rabiei chromosome 11, complete sequence, the following are encoded in one genomic region:
- a CDS encoding Trans-L-3-hydroxyproline dehydratase, producing MSGSFWIQTEDWHTAGEPFRIVAHLPADSLPGASTVAERRFAILKTPDHPLDILRKKLCHEPRGHSDMYGGFITPPNDSGAHFGVLFWHAEGFSTACGHGTMALGYWAVTKGLVKAPEGDGVVDVVVDVPSGRVVATVAVEHGKPVHADFVNVLSYQLEKGLLVEVPSRGVSVVADLAFGGAVYATVDAAQFGLRVEPKNTNQFIQLGREIKKSLGTRAHYSTYDCYGVIFFHEDDKSADPVRQTNVTVFADGQIDRSPCGSGTCARLAVLVAEGRVGAGRSKLIHGSIIGSTFEGEVLSEEKSPIEGGAPACIPRVRGHANLVGRMSFFIDPQDPVLPFTLR from the coding sequence ATGTCCGGTTCATTCTGGATACAAACCGAAGACTGGCACACAGCCGGCGAACCTTTCCGCATCGTCGCCCATCTCCCAGCTGATTCCCTCCCAGGTGCATCAACAGTAGCAGAACGCCGCTTCGCCATCCTCAAAACCCCCGACCACCCCCTCGATATCCTCCGAAAGAAACTATGTCACGAGCCAAGAGGCCACTCGGACATGTATGGTGGTTTTATCACCCCACCAAACGACTCTGGCGCGCATTTTGGTGTGCTGTTCTGGCACGCTGAAGGCTTCTCCACGGCGTGCGGTCACGGGACTATGGCGTTGGGGTACTGGGCTGTTACCAAGGGATTGGTCAAGGCGCCTGAGGGGGATGGAGTGGTCGATGTGGTTGTCGATGTACCATCAGGTCGTGTTGTAGCTACCGTTGCAGTAGAACATGGAAAGCCAGTGCATGCTGATTTTGTCAACGTGTTGAGTTATCAGCTGGAGAAGGGTTTGTTGGTTGAAGTTCCCTCGCGAGGCGTTAGTGTCGTTGCCGATCTGGCGTTTGGCGGTGCAGTGTATGCGACGGTCGATGCAGCGCAGTTTGGTCTGAGAGTGGAGCCAAAGAACACAAACCAGTTCATTCAGCTGGGGCGAGAGATCAAGAAGAGTCTGGGAACAAGAGCACATTACAGCACTTATGATTGCTATGGCGTCATCTTCTTCCATGAAGACGACAAGAGTGCAGATCCTGTAAGGCAGACAAACGTCACTGTCTTTGCTGACGGGCAGATCGACCGGTCCCCTTGTGGTTCTGGGACCTGTGCAAGACTAGCAGTGCTTGTGGCAGAAGGCAGAGTCGGAGCAGGTCGATCGAAACTGATACACGGATCGATTATCGGGTCAACGTTCGAGGGAGAAGTCCTGTCGGAGGAGAAGAGTCCTATCGAAGGCGGTGCACCAGCTTGCATACCACGGGTGCGGGGCCACGCGAATTTGGTAGGGAGAATGAGCTTTTTCATTGATCCACAAGATCCAGTCCTGCCGTTTACGCTACGATAG